From a single Betaproteobacteria bacterium genomic region:
- a CDS encoding NAD(P)-binding protein, with protein sequence MNDLDRAHLANAVLDDEQSLVRDWLESFESALHASNADAIAALFAPDSHWRDLLAFTWNLTPHRGAARIAAELSRLQVRTKARAFAVAPGRTPPRRIRRLGVEVIEALFTFETELGRGNGVVRFLADQPSKAWVFLTTLDELRGFEETSGERRPTGQAYSRNFGGDNWLDQRVKSQAYADREPTVLVVGAGQAGLALGARLRQLGIDALIVDKHERIGDNWRKRYHSLALHNQIQVNHLPYLPFPPTWPKYIPKDMLANWFEHYAWALELDVWTGAEFTGGAYDEDAGHWRAVVRNADGSERILHPRHLVFANGVSGIARVPSLPRIEDFTGDIVHSHEFTDGSAWRGKKALVLGTGNSGHDVAQDLHSHGVDTTIIQRGSTTVVSVDPSAKLNYALYDEGPLDDCDLIATAATYPLIVRGYQLAVERMVEYDKDLIAGLVARGFKWDIGEDGTGHQMKYRRRGGGYYLDVGCSQLIVDGEVGLLQFDRIDRFVPEGVRLKDGTVLPAQLLVLATGYYTQQELVRRLLGAAISERVGPIWGFGDDGEMANMWKRTPQEGLWFMAGSLAQCRIYSRYLALQIKAIEGGLLAAR encoded by the coding sequence ATGAACGACCTGGACCGAGCGCACCTGGCGAACGCCGTACTCGACGATGAACAAAGCCTGGTACGAGACTGGCTCGAATCGTTCGAGTCCGCTCTGCATGCAAGCAATGCCGATGCCATTGCGGCGCTGTTCGCGCCCGACAGCCACTGGCGCGACCTGCTCGCTTTCACCTGGAACCTGACCCCGCATCGCGGTGCCGCGCGCATTGCGGCCGAATTGAGCCGGCTGCAGGTGAGGACCAAGGCGCGGGCATTCGCCGTCGCACCCGGGCGCACGCCGCCGCGGCGCATTCGCCGCCTCGGAGTCGAGGTGATCGAGGCACTGTTCACGTTCGAAACCGAGCTCGGGCGCGGCAACGGCGTGGTGAGGTTTCTTGCCGATCAGCCTTCGAAGGCCTGGGTATTCCTGACCACGCTGGATGAATTGAGAGGATTCGAGGAGACGAGCGGCGAACGCCGCCCGACCGGCCAGGCCTATTCGCGCAACTTCGGCGGCGACAATTGGCTCGACCAGCGCGTCAAGAGCCAGGCGTATGCGGATCGGGAGCCGACGGTGCTCGTGGTCGGCGCGGGCCAGGCAGGTCTCGCGCTCGGCGCGCGCTTGCGCCAGCTCGGCATCGACGCGCTGATCGTCGACAAGCATGAGCGCATCGGCGACAACTGGCGCAAGCGCTATCACTCGCTCGCGCTGCACAACCAGATCCAGGTGAACCACCTGCCGTACCTGCCGTTCCCGCCGACCTGGCCGAAATACATCCCGAAAGACATGCTCGCCAACTGGTTCGAGCACTATGCCTGGGCACTGGAGCTCGACGTGTGGACCGGCGCCGAGTTCACCGGCGGCGCCTACGATGAAGACGCGGGCCATTGGCGAGCGGTAGTGCGCAACGCCGATGGCTCGGAGCGCATTTTGCATCCGCGGCACCTGGTCTTCGCCAACGGCGTCAGCGGCATTGCGCGCGTGCCATCGCTGCCTCGCATCGAAGATTTCACGGGCGACATCGTGCACTCGCACGAATTCACCGATGGCTCGGCCTGGCGTGGCAAGAAGGCATTGGTGCTGGGCACCGGCAACAGCGGCCACGACGTGGCGCAGGACCTGCATAGCCACGGCGTCGATACGACCATCATCCAGCGCGGCTCCACCACCGTGGTGAGCGTCGACCCGAGCGCGAAGCTCAACTATGCGCTCTACGACGAAGGTCCGCTGGACGATTGCGATCTGATCGCAACGGCTGCCACCTATCCGCTGATCGTGCGCGGCTACCAGCTGGCGGTCGAGCGCATGGTCGAGTACGACAAGGACTTGATCGCGGGGCTGGTCGCGCGCGGCTTCAAATGGGACATCGGCGAAGACGGCACCGGCCACCAGATGAAGTATCGACGCCGCGGCGGCGGCTACTACCTCGACGTCGGCTGCTCGCAGCTCATCGTCGACGGCGAAGTCGGCCTGCTGCAGTTCGATCGCATCGATCGCTTCGTACCCGAAGGGGTGCGGCTGAAAGATGGCACCGTGCTGCCCGCGCAGCTGCTCGTGCTCGCCACCGGCTACTACACGCAGCAGGAGCTGGTGCGGCGCCTGCTCGGCGCTGCGATCTCGGAGCGGGTGGGACCGATCTGGGGTTTCGGCGACGACGGCGAGATGGCGAACATGTGGAAGCGTACGCCGCAGGAAGGCCTCTGGTTCATGGCCGGCAGCCTCGCGCAGTGTCGCATCTACTCCAGGTACCTGGCGCTGCAGATCAAGGCGATCGAAGGGGGTTTGCTGGCTGCGCGCTGA
- a CDS encoding HNH nuclease family protein: MPEKKDRLEEIVREARRNAEQRAAGYREQALKMYPWVCGVCGRTFTHSNLQLLEVHHKNGNHDDNPPDGSNWELLCTYCHEHEHSKLKDSAGREPLGGQAATPATHNPFADLKARLDAKKSNPS, translated from the coding sequence ATGCCCGAAAAAAAGGACCGATTGGAGGAGATCGTGCGCGAAGCAAGGCGCAATGCCGAGCAGCGCGCCGCCGGCTACCGCGAGCAGGCGTTGAAAATGTATCCCTGGGTGTGCGGCGTGTGCGGGCGCACGTTCACGCACAGCAACCTGCAATTGCTCGAAGTCCATCACAAGAACGGGAATCACGACGATAACCCGCCCGACGGCAGCAACTGGGAGCTGCTCTGCACGTATTGCCACGAGCATGAGCATTCGAAGTTGAAGGATTCCGCCGGACGCGAGCCGCTTGGTGGCCAGGCCGCCACGCCCGCAACCCACAATCCCTTCGCGGACCTGAAGGCAAGATTGGACGCGAAGAAATCGAATCCATCCTGA
- a CDS encoding Fic family protein: MPKRVTAQELDRFVALLARHKSGLGIHDLEQAAKGAGLDLDRRTLQRRVARLIQARRVFKAGKGRASRYLLAPITAAAHLTEAPDVLVAAAEVYVPLSRESQELKALVRRPIAERKPVGYNRAFLERYEPNSSAYVPDSVRSLLHRLGRSPAMQRSAGTYARDVLGRLMIDLSWASSRLEGNTYSRLETQNLIEFGHAADGKDQREAQMILNHKAAIEMLVDHAEEISFDAFTFFNLHALLSENLLMDPGASGRLRTATIEISGSVFLPLAVPQQIEEYFRLILDKANVIRDPFEQAFFLMVQIPYLQPFLDVNKRVSRLGANIPLIKHNLSPLSFVDVPEPAYVDGILGVYELNRVELLRDAFVWAYERSCQRYVAIKESLPEPDPVRLRNREALIHVVGNIVRGGKPIDTRLVRELAAPLVKLGDLAEFVAMAFNDLHHLHEGNIARYRLRLPEFRAWKRR; this comes from the coding sequence ATGCCTAAGCGCGTTACGGCCCAGGAGCTTGACAGGTTCGTCGCGCTTCTCGCTCGCCACAAGTCGGGCCTCGGTATACACGATCTCGAACAGGCCGCAAAGGGAGCTGGTCTCGACCTGGACCGGAGGACTCTCCAACGACGCGTCGCGCGACTCATCCAAGCAAGGCGGGTCTTCAAGGCCGGCAAGGGCAGGGCCAGCCGTTATTTGCTCGCCCCGATCACCGCCGCGGCTCACCTCACCGAGGCGCCCGACGTGCTCGTAGCCGCCGCCGAAGTTTACGTTCCGCTCTCGCGCGAGAGCCAAGAGCTCAAGGCACTTGTACGCCGGCCGATCGCTGAACGTAAACCCGTCGGCTACAACCGCGCGTTCCTCGAACGTTACGAACCCAACAGCTCTGCGTATGTACCGGACTCGGTGCGCAGCCTTCTGCACAGACTCGGCCGTTCGCCCGCAATGCAACGATCAGCGGGCACCTACGCCCGTGATGTTCTTGGCCGGCTGATGATCGACCTTTCCTGGGCATCTAGCCGGCTCGAAGGCAATACCTACAGTCGTCTGGAAACTCAGAACCTCATCGAGTTCGGACACGCCGCGGACGGTAAGGATCAGCGCGAGGCGCAGATGATCCTCAACCACAAGGCCGCCATCGAGATGCTCGTCGATCACGCCGAGGAAATCAGCTTCGACGCGTTTACCTTTTTCAACCTGCATGCGTTGCTCTCGGAAAACCTCCTTATGGATCCAGGCGCATCGGGACGTCTACGCACTGCGACTATCGAGATCAGCGGCAGCGTCTTTCTTCCACTGGCCGTTCCTCAACAGATCGAGGAATACTTTCGCCTCATTCTCGACAAGGCGAATGTCATACGCGATCCTTTCGAGCAGGCGTTCTTCTTGATGGTGCAGATCCCGTACCTGCAGCCGTTCCTTGACGTCAACAAGCGCGTCTCCAGACTGGGCGCCAACATCCCGCTCATCAAGCACAACCTGTCGCCACTGTCCTTCGTGGACGTGCCCGAGCCGGCATACGTGGACGGGATATTGGGCGTCTACGAGCTCAACCGCGTCGAATTGCTGCGCGATGCCTTCGTCTGGGCATACGAGCGCTCTTGCCAACGCTACGTCGCGATCAAGGAATCACTTCCCGAACCGGATCCGGTACGCCTGCGCAACCGCGAAGCACTCATCCATGTCGTTGGCAACATCGTCCGCGGCGGGAAGCCGATCGACACTCGACTAGTCCGCGAGCTGGCGGCGCCACTCGTCAAGCTCGGGGACTTGGCCGAATTCGTAGCGATGGCTTTCAACGATCTCCATCATCTGCACGAAGGCAACATTGCCCGCTATCGACTGCGACTACCCGAATTTCGGGCTTGGAAAAGAAGGTGA
- a CDS encoding carboxymuconolactone decarboxylase family protein yields MSASNNTNSTADARRFKLIPVDNLTPEQRTLYDAIRSGPRAKITGSGAASAGPLGGPFNVWLRSPGIGDCVQRLGEEIRFRSSLPPKLNELAIIITARYWTSQYEWHAHCRLALEAGLDSAITQDIAESRRPVSMDADEATIYDFSHELHETHGVSDATYKRALERFGERGVFDLIAVNGFYGLVSMCLNVDRTPLPAGVPVPLK; encoded by the coding sequence ATGAGCGCTTCCAACAACACCAACAGCACCGCCGACGCCCGCCGCTTCAAGCTGATTCCGGTCGACAATCTCACGCCCGAGCAGCGCACGCTGTACGACGCGATCCGCTCCGGCCCGCGCGCCAAGATTACAGGTTCGGGGGCGGCCAGCGCCGGCCCGCTCGGGGGACCGTTCAACGTCTGGCTGCGCAGTCCCGGCATCGGCGATTGCGTGCAGCGCCTGGGCGAGGAGATCCGCTTCCGCAGCTCGCTGCCGCCGAAGCTCAACGAGCTGGCGATCATCATCACGGCGCGCTACTGGACCTCCCAGTACGAATGGCACGCGCACTGCCGCCTGGCACTCGAAGCCGGGCTCGATTCCGCGATCACCCAGGACATCGCCGAAAGCCGCAGGCCGGTCAGCATGGATGCGGACGAGGCGACGATCTACGATTTCTCGCACGAGCTGCACGAGACCCACGGCGTGAGCGATGCGACCTACAAGCGCGCGCTGGAGCGCTTCGGCGAGCGCGGCGTGTTCGACCTGATCGCGGTGAACGGCTTCTACGGCTTGGTGTCGATGTGCCTCAACGTCGATCGCACGCCGCTGCCGGCGGGCGTTCCCGTGCCGCTGAAGTGA
- a CDS encoding tripartite tricarboxylate transporter substrate binding protein, with translation MAVKFVRFAAQVSVTLAASALGFGAAAAQNFPTRPIQFIVPYGPGSGNDLIARVIAQKIGDSMGNPLVVENRSGAAGAIGTELAARATPDGHTILIASTSQTINPYVTKVNYNLQRDFAAIIRPATLPYVLAVPVTSSAKSIKELVALCKANPGKFSYAGTFGSASHFMGEMLKSAGKIDISLVSYKSTSDAVPDVISNRVGIWFTTTATGIPLAKSGKIRIIGVSGKERLPIIADTPTMVEAGFPTLDVPVNFYVLTAAASPKTAVEKLNQAFVKALSSKEVKDKLAAQGVEASVTTPEEASKILRNEIASWGRVVKESGVKMQ, from the coding sequence ATGGCAGTGAAGTTCGTTCGATTCGCGGCGCAGGTATCGGTCACGCTGGCCGCGTCCGCCCTGGGCTTTGGCGCGGCCGCGGCACAGAATTTCCCGACCAGGCCGATCCAGTTCATCGTTCCCTACGGGCCGGGCAGCGGCAACGATCTCATTGCACGCGTGATCGCGCAGAAGATCGGCGACAGCATGGGAAATCCGCTGGTGGTCGAGAACCGCAGCGGGGCGGCCGGCGCGATCGGCACCGAGCTCGCCGCCAGGGCCACGCCCGACGGCCATACCATTCTCATCGCCAGCACCAGCCAGACCATCAATCCTTACGTGACCAAGGTCAATTACAATCTACAGAGGGACTTCGCCGCCATCATTCGGCCGGCGACGCTGCCTTATGTACTCGCGGTTCCGGTCACTTCGTCAGCGAAGTCGATCAAGGAGCTGGTCGCGCTGTGCAAGGCGAATCCGGGCAAGTTCAGCTACGCCGGCACCTTCGGCTCGGCATCGCATTTCATGGGCGAGATGCTCAAGTCGGCGGGCAAGATCGACATCTCGCTCGTCTCCTACAAGAGCACCAGCGACGCGGTCCCCGACGTGATCTCCAATCGGGTCGGAATCTGGTTCACCACCACCGCGACCGGCATTCCGCTCGCCAAGAGCGGAAAGATCCGCATCATCGGCGTCTCCGGAAAGGAGCGTCTGCCGATTATTGCGGATACGCCCACCATGGTCGAGGCCGGCTTTCCGACGCTCGATGTCCCCGTCAACTTCTACGTCCTGACCGCCGCGGCCTCGCCCAAGACGGCGGTGGAGAAATTGAACCAGGCGTTCGTCAAGGCGCTGTCGAGCAAGGAAGTGAAGGACAAGCTCGCCGCGCAGGGCGTGGAGGCGAGCGTCACCACCCCGGAAGAGGCCAGCAAGATCCTGCGCAACGAGATCGCGAGCTGGGGGCGGGTGGTCAAGGAATCCGGCGTCAAGATGCAGTAA
- a CDS encoding YihY family inner membrane protein translates to MSSLRLSSAKAPVRNAFGIGRKAVADFSRHDMSTYAAALAYRLLFSLFPFLVFLVTLLGFLGVPEMFDWLREQAGYMLPDQAMELVNTVVTEVETPRGGLMSVAVALAIWSASAGVLGTMNALNVVFEVRERRAAWKRILVSLLYTLALALMLVIAAGMMITGPELLAWAARYVRLDAYFILLWGWIRWPLIVFLLILVVSMVYYAGPNLKQPFRLVTAGAVSAVAAWVAASFAFALYVQTFASYNKTYGSMGAVIVLLLYFFLSAAVLLFGAEINAVLARSRGEPIREDTG, encoded by the coding sequence ATGTCGAGCCTGCGCCTTAGCTCTGCGAAAGCCCCCGTCCGGAACGCATTCGGCATCGGCAGGAAGGCCGTGGCGGATTTCAGTCGCCACGACATGTCGACCTACGCCGCGGCGCTCGCGTACCGCCTGCTGTTTTCGCTCTTTCCCTTCCTCGTGTTTCTCGTCACGCTGCTCGGTTTTTTGGGCGTGCCCGAGATGTTCGACTGGCTGCGCGAACAGGCGGGGTACATGCTGCCGGATCAGGCGATGGAGCTGGTGAATACGGTTGTGACCGAGGTCGAAACGCCGCGCGGCGGGCTGATGTCGGTTGCCGTCGCACTCGCGATCTGGTCGGCGTCCGCGGGGGTGCTCGGAACGATGAATGCGCTCAACGTGGTGTTCGAGGTGCGGGAGCGGCGCGCGGCATGGAAGCGCATCCTCGTCTCGCTGCTCTACACCCTGGCGCTCGCGCTCATGCTGGTGATCGCCGCGGGAATGATGATCACCGGCCCCGAGCTCCTCGCCTGGGCCGCGCGTTATGTGCGGCTCGATGCCTACTTCATTCTGCTATGGGGCTGGATACGCTGGCCGCTGATCGTGTTCCTGCTCATCCTGGTGGTATCGATGGTGTACTACGCCGGGCCGAACCTGAAACAGCCCTTTCGACTCGTCACCGCGGGCGCGGTATCGGCGGTGGCGGCCTGGGTCGCGGCCTCGTTCGCGTTCGCCCTCTACGTGCAGACCTTCGCCAGCTACAACAAGACCTACGGCAGCATGGGTGCGGTGATCGTGCTGCTGCTGTATTTCTTTCTTTCGGCCGCGGTGCTACTGTTCGGCGCCGAGATCAATGCGGTGCTCGCTCGCAGCCGCGGCGAGCCGATACGGGAAGACACCGGTTGA
- a CDS encoding DUF4154 domain-containing protein, producing the protein MRIRFAYRFAYRFAYLVLLLGFIAVGGGARAQAPLRASAAEVKAAFLYNFANFVTWPESTGAHKEVVIGVLSNEDVEMHLRRSSPGQTAPGRPVSVRRVESANDLSGVHILFIGAAETDRLGRILGLVGHRPVLTVTEVADGLERGSIINLVTTNRVQIEISLAAAANAGLQLNSRLLGVATRIKKGEKGGALMYAYRYTPLPGRREGFITTARRLH; encoded by the coding sequence ATGCGGATACGATTTGCTTACCGATTTGCCTACCGATTTGCCTACCTTGTGTTGCTCCTTGGGTTTATCGCCGTCGGTGGCGGCGCGCGCGCGCAAGCGCCGCTACGCGCTTCAGCCGCCGAGGTGAAGGCGGCCTTCCTCTACAACTTCGCGAACTTCGTGACGTGGCCGGAAAGTACCGGCGCTCACAAGGAAGTCGTCATCGGCGTGCTCAGCAACGAAGATGTGGAGATGCACTTGCGCCGCAGTTCGCCTGGGCAAACCGCACCCGGTCGCCCCGTCAGCGTCCGGCGCGTGGAAAGCGCAAACGATTTGAGCGGCGTGCACATCCTTTTCATTGGCGCAGCCGAAACCGATCGTCTCGGGCGCATTCTCGGGCTCGTGGGGCACCGGCCTGTTTTGACCGTCACCGAGGTTGCCGATGGATTGGAGCGTGGCAGCATCATCAACCTGGTGACCACGAACCGGGTCCAGATCGAAATCTCTTTGGCGGCCGCCGCAAATGCCGGGCTGCAGCTCAACTCGCGCCTCCTTGGCGTAGCGACGCGGATCAAGAAAGGCGAAAAAGGCGGCGCTTTGATGTACGCGTACCGGTACACGCCGCTTCCGGGTCGGCGTGAGGGTTTCATTACCACAGCGCGCCGTTTGCACTAG